One genomic region from Branchiostoma lanceolatum isolate klBraLanc5 chromosome 7, klBraLanc5.hap2, whole genome shotgun sequence encodes:
- the LOC136439131 gene encoding uncharacterized protein isoform X1: MPNSSHGLVLVPLLFLLIPAYSVTGQTGQDNTRTSLQPAVTTDNPTRNESTRGTRNVTAQTQAIHSGAAADFELPEAVGAVALLLILLGASIGISRLVNYCYHRDVDRLDFESKHALGSQPAKKQKDDDNNKAAIAKISKRNATPFGDEDNGYQEMRVSCGNTTTVSINGNIKSDEDSITERTLDNATLPLKCDIWTVFNQIAPLDLAARPDGLPQTSGGSRPPLVQRYSDPIPKQQPANVFNHQPITDGLPKDQLQDGKGSKTAKQDDQSSAQKNVFTEDKTVDVLYQQPIAESLSSSSNEQYDVNVDTRTLQMKEQTSIHMYGSAGEDSDNALSNLPITDELYLLSKEQLTDNTRDSSVLEPKEQCSVQIDDSAGSDRTQHNISLQEETEYDVYDVSQRVNNYESDKSKESAATILKDKKKKRKKKRKDKDKQSQDDHDISIDNRDNAMAPVVESERATENMEDTSFTVTRPPSSQVPKTHKKKRKASKKLTSEVVLNTNVLNDTCTESKYTIEKNPSDFLPDVGQVNERKRKLLDLLTAERGALSPTRRHTFTQPSMESFNASYHVVDVHREKDGTVLGLQEKTIGSHMRHKTGNHDVQNGCHVNNGFEEHDDVFKGDKHSQTGRTDNERRVNQSIPDTSYSRLRALSMTSSMHRKNKANQHQNLTDREQHQTCWGSGSNDSQIEIYDQQEYIKRLGQLRRNRGSSSTKRAASCTDE; encoded by the exons ATGCCAAACTCTAGCCATGGTCTGGTGTTGGTGCCGTTGCTGTTCCTGCTCATACCCGCATATTCAGTCACAGGTCAGACAG GTCAGGACAACACCAGGACGTCACTACAACCTGCCGTCACAACTGATAATCCTACGCGAAACGAAAGCACCAGGGGCACACGTAACGTGACAGCACAGACCCAGGCCATACACTCGGGAGCAGCCGCGGACTTTGAGCTCCCCGAGGCTGTCGGCGCTGTGGCCTTACTTCTGATTCTACTGGGAGCCAGCATCGGTATCAGCAGACTTGTCAACTATTGCTACCACAGAGACGTGGACAGACTGGACTTCGAGTCAAAACATGCTCTCGGTTCTCAACCAGCGAAGAAGCAGAAAGATGACGACAACAACAAAGCCGCCATTGCAAAGATATCCAAAAGAAACGCGACGCCTTTTGGTGATGAGGATAACGGCTATCAAGAAATGCGGGTGTCATGTGGAAATACCACAACTGTTTCTATCAATGGAAACATCAAATCGGATGAGGACAGTATTACAGAAAGAACTTTGGACAACGCAACTTTACCACTAAAATGCGATATTTGGACTGTTTTCAATCAAATTGCCCCGCTTGACCTTGCGGCCCGGCCCGATGGACTCCCACAGACATCTGGAGGAAGTCGGCCGCCTCTAGTACAGCGGTACTCTGACCCAATACCAAAGCAGCAACCTGCTAATGTGTTCAATCATCAGCCAATAACGGACGGGCTTCCAAAAGATCAACTTCAGGACGGAAAAGGCAGTAAAACGGCAAAACAGGATGATCAGTCATCAGCGCAGAAGAACGTCTTTACAGAAGACAAAACTGTCGACGTACTGTATCAACAACCAATCGCAGAGTCACTTTCTTCCTCGTCAAATGAACAATATGACGTCAACGTCGACACCAGAACATTACAAATGAAAGAACAAACATCGATACACATGTATGGGTCTGCAGGCGAAGATTCAGACAACGCTCTGTCCAATTTGCCAATCACAGACGAGCTATATTTACTGTCCAAAGAACAACTTACAGACAATACTAGAGACAGTAGTGTGCTAGAACCAAAGGAACAATGTTCGGTGCAGATAGACGATAGTGCAGGTAGCGACCGCACTCAGCACAATATATCGTTACAAGAAGAAACTGAGTACGACGTATACGATGTTTCACAGCGGGTAAATAATTACGAATCTGACAAATCAAAAGAGTCTGCGGCCACTATtttgaaagacaagaaaaagaaaaggaagaagaagcGAAAAGACAAAGATAAGCAGTCACAAGATGATCATGACATCTCTATCGACAACAGGGACAATGCGATGGCGCCGGTAGTCGAAAGTGAGAGAGCAACCGAAAACATGGAGGATACATCTTTTACGGTTACGAGACCACCAAGTTCCCAAGTACCAAAAACtcacaagaaaaaaaggaaagcaagCAAAAAATTGACTTCAGAAGTAGTTCTAAACACAAATGTATTGAacgatacatgtacagaaagcaAATACACCATCGAGAAAAATCCCAGTGACTTCCTTCCCGACGTAGGACAGGTGaatgaaaggaaaagaaagctTCTTGATCTTCTAACTGCGGAGCGTGGGGCCCTGTCACCGACCAGACGACATACTTTCACACAGCCAAGTATGGAATCGTTCAATGCTAGCTACCATGTCGTAGATGTACATAGGGAAAAGGATGGTACAGTATTGGGATTGCAAGAAAAAACGATAGGATCACATATGCGTCATAAAACTGGTAATCATGATGTACAGAATGGGTGTCACGTGAACAATGGTTTTGAAGAACACGATGATGTGTTTAAGGGTGACAAACACTCTCAGACGGGCAGAACTGATAACGAAAGAAGGGTGAATCAATCTATTCCAGATACCAGTTACAGTCGTTTACGCGCTCtatcaatgacgtcatcaatgcacagaaaaaacaaggCGAATCAACATCAAAATTTAACTGATAGAGAACAGCATCAAACCTGTTGGGGTAGTGGGAGCAACGATTCTCAAATAGAAATCTACGATCAGCAAGAGTATATCAAGCGTCTGGGACAGTTAAGAAGAAATAGAGGTTCATCTTCAACTAAGAGAGCGGCTAGCTGTACTGATGAATGA
- the LOC136439129 gene encoding uncharacterized protein yields MEDSTVQETINDTTLTPPALSSSSLAEGNMAGSKAFISILLFAFIGVLSCLLSKSVNRYFNKRKNLMHQLEVEISAVRQEYDYDGPTARRLQRRVSMIDKRCREERLVSDGTMSTISVPSDFKYHVDTEPGSGEDFSLPGKRPSVPVGIYPSLPSNAARECHAEIHGETLVLEKHCEGGSAIQDGVAGPGNAVVGWRLASEESPDVSETYTKLWTPLYPLAFAFREYAWRDAVTAMGDVFHGDEKDHESSEEELSVLGGGKDDTLESTEDRIQHEIQGQEATGNGLEHPDVRDKSMVDKRQYSDTPFFRPIQTEPEEASMSSDLDYYSCIDSDDSLQVVRRPSTVHVQVLERPSAITISKSEDVLSEKSPPLDEELNGGSTCRSQGASLGQSGSSSELRTPSRQSSDGKRRSPLVRQMAISKPSFDDEEETTRTSPPIKKPQHQYESDESTDLESRQNIFIHPALVHTSPDDNYNSQRETKVNVESRNYLAKRQTLTLPIHSYASDASNDKRHSKEISPSEASDIAFTTPSSESMYSTWPTRKSSTDLSRQKSSSNVSYQDIDNYSSIVSTDDNSPPNYALHRFSLSERPQVEQRNARTTDVSDSNSDTCVLNIVCRPGRKVADLTPDSPSMAYPWTDDKTGPIYKLRVNEAGDDENCTGGTEMGVAASELIAREESSATPEANELVISSDEECGRTSDNHQQGARQGRMPFESDHSAITSGRAAITPGHGISTKVQGTKTLSDVGSSRMSVSSIYNRFGSERQGDMYSRRFSAGRQGVTTIENEGIPTRAHLEKHRNSDSFLQSQHPSMAPFRKTTGISEEYTQPAAGQRLQGWGESDSELKQKVPRKRRDESPDPMKDRDGSILPAPYRRPSRDSLCSVESTGHQQEGRPRGATKYDDGWKDEIVPGQKMVRSSLGFAGELSPTSPDLDNRKGSQKERVAERHIQVHKCNERCHTRYRSCVLDSGCCNTGEQDNQDFEAYTTVDERSGRPRSLTSFDKRDSGYQETNATDSRLQVTSNTASSESKEPQAAHVRPLIHGNGLKRGEEKSLSHNNVNMKHDSEHRTLPCTVIDDVAELSDSETETSSSSSRKRQSISETDV; encoded by the exons ATACAACCTTAACTCCGCCTGCCCTTTCGTCGTCATCACTAGCGGAAGGCAACATGGCCGGTAGTAAGGCGTTCATCAGTATACTCCTCTTTGCCTTCATCGGGGTCTTAAGCTGCCTGTTGAG CAAAAGTGTCAACCGGTACTTCAACAAGCGGAAAAACCTAATGCACCAGCTAGAAGTGGAGATCTCTGCAGTACGACAGGAGTACGACTATGATGGGCCGACAGCTAGACGACTACAAAGGAG AGTCTCCATGATAGACAAGCGCTGTAGAGAAGAGAGACTTGTGTCGGACGGAACCATGTCGACCATCAGTGTGCCTTCCGACTTCAAATACCACGTGGATACTGAGCCCGGGAGTGGTGAGGATTTTTCCCTTCCAGGAAAACGACCCAGCGTGCCGGTTGGGATATATCCTAGCCTTCCGTCAAATGCTGCCAGAGAATGTCATGCCGAGATTCATGGCGAAACACTTGTACTTGAGAAACATTGCGAAGGAGGCTCTGCCATTCAAGACGGCGTAGCTGGACCGGGCAATGCCGTTGTTGGTTGGCGACTAGCCAGTGAAGAATCCCCGGATGTGTCTGAGACATATACCAAGCTGTGGACACCTCTGTACCCGTTAGCCTTCGCGTTCCGAGAGTACGCCTGGAGAGACGCCGTCACCGCCATGGGGGACGTCTTCCACGGCGACGAGAAGGACCACGAAAGCAGCGAAGAGGAATTAAGTGTGCTGGGGGGAGGGAAGGACGATACCCTTGAGTCCACTGAAGATAGAATACAGCATGAAATACAGGGTCAGGAAGCTACAGGAAACGGGCTTGAGCATCCTGACGTACGAGACAAGTCTATGGTAGACAAGCGGCAATACAGCGACACGCCGTTTTTTCGCCCTATCCAGACAGAGCCAGAGGAGGCATCCATGTCCTCTGATCTAGATTACTACTCCTGTATTGATTCCGACGACTCCCTTCAAGTTGTCCGCAGACCATCTACAGTTCACGTCCAAGTGTTAGAACGTCCAAGCGCGATAACTATATCAAAAAGTGAGGACGTTCTGTCAGAGAAGTCACCCCCGCTTGATGAAGAACTCAATGGAGGTTCGACTTGCAGGAGTCAAGGTGCGTCCCTCGGTCAGTCTGGGAGCAGTTCGGAGCTACGGACACCCAGCAGGCAATCCTCAGACGGTAAAAGAAGAAGCCCATTAGTTCGGCAGATGGCTATTTCCAAACCAAgttttgatgatgaagaagaaaccACCAGAACATCTCCACCAATCAAGAAGCCACAGCATCAATATGAGTCAGACGAGAGCACAGATCTAGAGTCGAGGCAAAATATATTTATTCACCCTGCACTTGTACATACATCACCAGATGATAATTACAATTCACAGAGAGAGACAAAAGTCAACGTCGAGTCAAGGAACTATTTGGCTAAGAGGCAGACCCTAACACTACCAATACATTCCTATGCAAGTGATGCCAGCAATGACAAGCGCCATTCAAAGGAAATAAGTCCCTCAGAAGCCAGTGACATTGCCTTCACTACACCTTCGTCGGAATCAATGTATTCAACTTGGCCTACAAGAAAAAGCAGCACGGACTTGTCAAGGCAAAAGAGCAGCTCAAACGTATCTTATCAAGATATTGACAACTATTCCAGCATTGTCAGTACTGACGATAACTCCCCTCCTAACTATGCTTTGCACCGTTTCTCATTATCTGAACGGCCTCAAGTGGAACAACGTAATGCTCGAacaacagatgtttcagattcTAATTCTGATACTTGCGTGCTGAACATCGTCTGTCGACCAGGTAGAAAGGTTGCCGATCTAACTCCGGACTCGCCGAGTATGGCTTATCCTTGGACTGATGATAAAACCGGTCCTATTTACAAACTCCGAGTTAACGAGGCAGGGGATGATGAGAATTGTACAGGTGGTACCGAAATGGGAGTAGCAGCTTCAGAGCTGATCGCGAGAGAGGAGTCATCGGCCACGCCCGAGGCTAATGAGCTGGTGATTTCTTCAGATGAAGAATGTGGACGGACCAGCGATAATCATCAACAAGGAGCTAGGCAGGGCAGAATGCCCTTTGAGTCGGATCATAGCGCGATTACATCAGGGCGGGCAGCTATCACTCCTGGGCACGGAATCAGCACTAAGGTCCAAGGAACCAAAACGTTGAGTGATGTTGGCAGTTCGCGGATGTCCGTCTCAAGTATTTACAATAGGTTTGGCTCGGAAAGACAGGGAGACATGTATAGTCGAAGATTTAGCGCTGGCAGACAAGGGGTAACAACGATAGAAAATGAAGGAATCCCGACGAGAGCTCACCTAGAAAAGCATAGAAACAGTGACTCTTTTTTGCAAAGCCAACATCCTTCTATGGCCCCTTTCCGCAAGACTACAGGCATCAGTGAAGAATATACACAGCCCGCGGCCGGGCAACGGCTACAGGGTTGGGGTGAGTCTGATAGTGAACTAAAACAAAAGGTACCCAGAAAAAGAAGGGATGAGTCTCCTGATCCCATGAAGGATCGTGATGGTTCAATTCTTCCTGCGCCCTATAGACGACCATCAAGAGACTCGCTTTGCAGTGTGGAAAGCACCGGGCACCAACAAGAAGGACGACCCAGGGGAGCTACCAAATATGATGACGGGTGGAAAGACGAGATTGTGCCCGGGCAGAAGATGGTTAGATCATCGTTAGGATTCGCTGGTGAGCTTTCCCCAACCAGTCCAGATCTAGATAACCGCAAAGGTTCGCAAAAAGAACGAGTTGCTGAACGCCACATTCAAGTACACAAATGCAACGAACGCTGCCATACACGTTATAGATCTTGTGTGCTAGATTCTGGGTGTTGTAACACGGGTGAACAGGATAACCAGGATTTTGAAGCGTATACAACTGTCGATGAGCGTTCAGGACGCCCAAGAAGTCTCACTAGTTTCGATAAACGAGACAGTGGCTACCAAGAAACAAATGCTACGGATTCTAGACTTCAGGTGACGTCCAATACTGCATCATCAGAATCAAAGGAACCTCAGGCAGCTCATGTCCGACCGTTAATACATGGCAACGGTCTGAAGCGTGGTGAAGAGAAGAGTCTATCGCATAACAATGTTAACATGAAGCACGACTCAGAACACCGAACGTTACCCTGCACCGTGATCGACGACGTTGCGGAGCTTAGTGATTCAGAGACGGAAACTTCTAGTTCATCATCTCGAAAACGGCAGAGCATTTCCGAAACAGATGTATGA
- the LOC136439131 gene encoding uncharacterized protein isoform X2 gives MPNSSHGLVLVPLLFLLIPAYSVTGQDNTRTSLQPAVTTDNPTRNESTRGTRNVTAQTQAIHSGAAADFELPEAVGAVALLLILLGASIGISRLVNYCYHRDVDRLDFESKHALGSQPAKKQKDDDNNKAAIAKISKRNATPFGDEDNGYQEMRVSCGNTTTVSINGNIKSDEDSITERTLDNATLPLKCDIWTVFNQIAPLDLAARPDGLPQTSGGSRPPLVQRYSDPIPKQQPANVFNHQPITDGLPKDQLQDGKGSKTAKQDDQSSAQKNVFTEDKTVDVLYQQPIAESLSSSSNEQYDVNVDTRTLQMKEQTSIHMYGSAGEDSDNALSNLPITDELYLLSKEQLTDNTRDSSVLEPKEQCSVQIDDSAGSDRTQHNISLQEETEYDVYDVSQRVNNYESDKSKESAATILKDKKKKRKKKRKDKDKQSQDDHDISIDNRDNAMAPVVESERATENMEDTSFTVTRPPSSQVPKTHKKKRKASKKLTSEVVLNTNVLNDTCTESKYTIEKNPSDFLPDVGQVNERKRKLLDLLTAERGALSPTRRHTFTQPSMESFNASYHVVDVHREKDGTVLGLQEKTIGSHMRHKTGNHDVQNGCHVNNGFEEHDDVFKGDKHSQTGRTDNERRVNQSIPDTSYSRLRALSMTSSMHRKNKANQHQNLTDREQHQTCWGSGSNDSQIEIYDQQEYIKRLGQLRRNRGSSSTKRAASCTDE, from the exons ATGCCAAACTCTAGCCATGGTCTGGTGTTGGTGCCGTTGCTGTTCCTGCTCATACCCGCATATTCAGTCACAG GTCAGGACAACACCAGGACGTCACTACAACCTGCCGTCACAACTGATAATCCTACGCGAAACGAAAGCACCAGGGGCACACGTAACGTGACAGCACAGACCCAGGCCATACACTCGGGAGCAGCCGCGGACTTTGAGCTCCCCGAGGCTGTCGGCGCTGTGGCCTTACTTCTGATTCTACTGGGAGCCAGCATCGGTATCAGCAGACTTGTCAACTATTGCTACCACAGAGACGTGGACAGACTGGACTTCGAGTCAAAACATGCTCTCGGTTCTCAACCAGCGAAGAAGCAGAAAGATGACGACAACAACAAAGCCGCCATTGCAAAGATATCCAAAAGAAACGCGACGCCTTTTGGTGATGAGGATAACGGCTATCAAGAAATGCGGGTGTCATGTGGAAATACCACAACTGTTTCTATCAATGGAAACATCAAATCGGATGAGGACAGTATTACAGAAAGAACTTTGGACAACGCAACTTTACCACTAAAATGCGATATTTGGACTGTTTTCAATCAAATTGCCCCGCTTGACCTTGCGGCCCGGCCCGATGGACTCCCACAGACATCTGGAGGAAGTCGGCCGCCTCTAGTACAGCGGTACTCTGACCCAATACCAAAGCAGCAACCTGCTAATGTGTTCAATCATCAGCCAATAACGGACGGGCTTCCAAAAGATCAACTTCAGGACGGAAAAGGCAGTAAAACGGCAAAACAGGATGATCAGTCATCAGCGCAGAAGAACGTCTTTACAGAAGACAAAACTGTCGACGTACTGTATCAACAACCAATCGCAGAGTCACTTTCTTCCTCGTCAAATGAACAATATGACGTCAACGTCGACACCAGAACATTACAAATGAAAGAACAAACATCGATACACATGTATGGGTCTGCAGGCGAAGATTCAGACAACGCTCTGTCCAATTTGCCAATCACAGACGAGCTATATTTACTGTCCAAAGAACAACTTACAGACAATACTAGAGACAGTAGTGTGCTAGAACCAAAGGAACAATGTTCGGTGCAGATAGACGATAGTGCAGGTAGCGACCGCACTCAGCACAATATATCGTTACAAGAAGAAACTGAGTACGACGTATACGATGTTTCACAGCGGGTAAATAATTACGAATCTGACAAATCAAAAGAGTCTGCGGCCACTATtttgaaagacaagaaaaagaaaaggaagaagaagcGAAAAGACAAAGATAAGCAGTCACAAGATGATCATGACATCTCTATCGACAACAGGGACAATGCGATGGCGCCGGTAGTCGAAAGTGAGAGAGCAACCGAAAACATGGAGGATACATCTTTTACGGTTACGAGACCACCAAGTTCCCAAGTACCAAAAACtcacaagaaaaaaaggaaagcaagCAAAAAATTGACTTCAGAAGTAGTTCTAAACACAAATGTATTGAacgatacatgtacagaaagcaAATACACCATCGAGAAAAATCCCAGTGACTTCCTTCCCGACGTAGGACAGGTGaatgaaaggaaaagaaagctTCTTGATCTTCTAACTGCGGAGCGTGGGGCCCTGTCACCGACCAGACGACATACTTTCACACAGCCAAGTATGGAATCGTTCAATGCTAGCTACCATGTCGTAGATGTACATAGGGAAAAGGATGGTACAGTATTGGGATTGCAAGAAAAAACGATAGGATCACATATGCGTCATAAAACTGGTAATCATGATGTACAGAATGGGTGTCACGTGAACAATGGTTTTGAAGAACACGATGATGTGTTTAAGGGTGACAAACACTCTCAGACGGGCAGAACTGATAACGAAAGAAGGGTGAATCAATCTATTCCAGATACCAGTTACAGTCGTTTACGCGCTCtatcaatgacgtcatcaatgcacagaaaaaacaaggCGAATCAACATCAAAATTTAACTGATAGAGAACAGCATCAAACCTGTTGGGGTAGTGGGAGCAACGATTCTCAAATAGAAATCTACGATCAGCAAGAGTATATCAAGCGTCTGGGACAGTTAAGAAGAAATAGAGGTTCATCTTCAACTAAGAGAGCGGCTAGCTGTACTGATGAATGA